In the Brassica napus cultivar Da-Ae chromosome A7, Da-Ae, whole genome shotgun sequence genome, one interval contains:
- the LOC106353470 gene encoding nitrate reductase [NADH], clone PBNBR1412-like, translated as MATVDNRHYPRLNPAINGVVRSFKPPPIPSPRHQNKTVSVPTEKIVVRETKNDVVEHSYDSSDDEDESHNRNVSYYKEMIRKSNSDVEPSILDSRDESTADNWIHRNSSMVRLTGKHPFNAEPPLPRLMHHGFITPVPLHYVRNHGTVPKADWSDWTVEIIGLVKRPAKFTMEQLISEFPSREFPVTLVCAGNRRKEQNMVKQTIGFNWGSAGVSTSLWKGVPLSEILRRCGIYSRRGGALNVCFEGAEDLPGGGGSKYGTSIKKEMAMDPARDIILAYMQNGELLTPDHGFPVRIIVPGFIGGRMVKWLKRIIVTPQESDSYYHYKDNRVLPSLVDAELANAEAWWYKPEYIINELNINSVITTPGHQEILPINAFTTQKPYTLKGYAYSGGGKKVTRVEVTLDGGDTWSVCDLDHQEKPNKYGKFWCWCFWSLDVEVLDLLSAKDVAVRAWDESFNTQPDKLIWNLMGMMNNCWFRIKTNVCKPHKGEIGIVFEHPTRPGNQSGGWMAKERQLEISSESNPILKKSVSSPFMNTSAKMYSMSEVRKHNSVESAWIIVHGHIYDCTRFLKDHPGGSDSILINAGTDCTEEFEAIHSDKAKKLLEDYRIGELITTGYDSSPNVSVHGGSNAVSLLAPIKELAPSKNIALVNPREKVPVTLIEKTSISHDVRRFRFALPSEDQQLGLPVGKHIFLCANINDKLCLRAYTPTSTVDAVGHIDLVVKVYFKDVHPRFPNGGLMSQHLDSLPIGSVLNIKGPLGHIEYQGKGNFMVNGKPKFAKKLAMLAGGTGITPIYQVIQSILSDPEDETEMFVVYANRTEDDILVREELEGWANKHKDRLKVWYVVEIAKEGWNYSTGFITEAVLREHVPEGLEGESLALACGPPPMIQFALQPNLEKMGYNVKEDLLIF; from the exons ATGGCTACCGTCGATAACCGCCATTACCCCCGCCTCAACCCCGCCATAAACGGCGTTGTTCGCTCCTTCAAACCTCCTCCCATTCCTTCTCCACGTCACCAAAACAAGACCGTATCCGTTCCAACCGAAAAGATCGTTGTCAGAGAAACCAAAAACGACGTCGTGGAACACAGTTATGACTCCAGCGACGACGAGGACGAGAGCCACAACCGTAACGTGTCATACTACAAGGAGATGATACGCAAATCCAACAGCGACGTAGAACCGTCGATCCTAGACTCGCGAGACGAATCCACGGCTGACAACTGGATCCACCGTAACTCCTCTATGGTGCGTCTCACGGGAAAACACCCCTTCAACGCCGAGCCTCCTCTCCCTCGCCTCATGCACCACGGCTTCATCACTCCCGTCCCTCTCCACTACGTCCGCAACCACGGCACCGTCCCAAAGGCCGACTGGTCGGACTGGACCGTTGAGATCATCGGACTCGTCAAGCGTCCGGCGAAGTTCACCATGGAGCAGCTTATCTCCGAGTTCCCCAGCCGCGAGTTTCCGGTGACTCTCGTATGCGCCGGTAACCGCCGGAAAGAGCAGAACATGGTGAAGCAGACGATAGGTTTCAACTGGGGCTCCGCCGGAGTATCCACCTCCCTATGGAAAGGTGTTCCTCTCAGTGAGATCCTCCGTCGATGCGGGATATACAGTAGGAGAGGCGGCGCGCTCAACGTCTGCTTTGAAGGAGCGGAGGATCTTCCCGGAGGCGGCGGGTCGAAGTACGGAACGAGTATTAAGAAAGAGATGGCGATGGATCCTGCGAGAGACATCATATTAGCGTACATGCAGAACGGCGAGCTTCTCACGCCGGATCACGGGTTTCCGGTTCGGATCATCGTACCCGGTTTCATCGGTGGTCGAATGGTTAAATGGTTGAAACGTATCATCGTCACGCCTCAAGAATCCGACAGTTACTATCATTACAAGGACAATAGAGTTCTACCTTCTCTTGTCGATGCTGAACTGGCAAATGCAGAAG CATGGTGGTACAAGCCGGAATACATAATCAACGAGCTTAATATAAACTCGGTGATAACCACACCCGGTCACCAAGAGATTTTGCCTATTAATGCATTTACCACTCAGAAGCCGTACACGTTAAAAGGCTATGCTTACTCTGGAGGAGGGAAGAAGGTAACGAGGGTGGAGGTGACTCTGGATGGAGGAGACACATGGAGTGTGTGTGACCTTGACCACCAAGAGAAGCCAAACAAGTATGGCAAGTTCTGGTGCTGGTGTTTCTGGTCACTTGACGTCGAGGTTCTTGATCTACTTAGTGCCAAAGACGTAGCGGTTCGAGCCTGGGACGAGTCTTTCAACACCCAGCCTGATAAACTCATCTGGAACCTCATG GGCATGATGAACAATTGCTGGTTCAGGATCAAAACCAACGTCTGCAAGCCTCACAAAGGAGAGATAGGGATTGTTTTCGAACACCCAACCCGACCCGGAAACCAGTCGGGTGGGTGGATGGCAAAGGAACGTCAGCTTGAGATATCCTCAGAGTCAAACCCTATTCTCAAGAAGTCTGTTTCATCACCTTTCATGAACACTTCCGCAAAGATGTACTCAATGTCCGAAGTTAGAAAACACAACTCAGTTGAGTCTGCATGGATCATTGTCCACGGTCACATCTATGACTGCACACGTTTCTTGAAAGACCACCCTGGAGGCTCAGACTCGATCCTCATCAACGCGGGCACTGATTGCACCGAAGAGTTTGAAGCTATTCATTCAGACAAAGCCAAGAAGCTTCTAGAAGATTACCGTATCGGTGAACTCATCACGACCGGCTACGACTCTTCCCCGAATGTATCAGTCCACGGTGGCTCAAATGCAGTTTCTTTGTTAGCTCCTATCAAAGAGCTAGCTCCTTCAAAGAACATAGCTTTAGTCAACCCACGTGAGAAAGTCCCGGTCACACTCATTGAGAAGACTTCTATCTCTCATGACGTACGTAGGTTCCGGTTCGCATTACCATCAGAAGATCAGCAGCTTGGTCTGCCCGTGGGGAAGCACATCTTTCTCTGCGCCAACATAAACGACAAACTCTGTCTTAGAGCCTATACTCCGACCAGCACGGTTGACGCGGTTGGACATATCGACTTGGTCGTCAAAGTTTACTTCAAAGACGTTCATCCAAGATTCCCTAACGGAGGACTCATGTCACAGCACTTAGACTCGTTGCCCATCGGGTCGGTTTTGAACATCAAAGGTCCATTAGGACACATCGAGTACCAAGGCAAAGGCAACTTCATGGTCAACGGCAAACCTAAGTTTGCCAAGAAACTAGCCATGCTTGCCGGAGGAACAGGCATTACTCCTATCTACCAAGTCATTCAATCAATATTGAGTGATCCAGAGGATGAAACCGAGATGTTTGTGGTTTACGCAAATCGAACCGAGGATGATATTCTTGTGAGAGAAGAGCTAGAAGGGTGGGCTAATAAGCATAAGGACAGGCTTAAGGTTTGGTACGTTGTTGAAATAGCAAAAGAAGGTTGGAACTACAGCACCGGGTTTATTACAGAAGCTGTGCTTAGAGAACATGTCCCTGAAGGTTTAGAAGGCGAATCGCTCGCCCTCGCGTGTGGACCACCGCCTATGATTCAGTTTGCATTGCAGCCCAATCTTGAGAAGATGGGTTACAACGTGAAGGAAGATCTTCTGATCTTCTAA